Proteins co-encoded in one Spirosoma endbachense genomic window:
- a CDS encoding C10 family peptidase, with translation MQRFLLMLLLACFTQANVSAQLQQPTQKNAPFLLKTQWDQYGSYASYTPENHVLGCWSTALAQIFYYHQLRPAGIVNYQCSKGYKIQDTLSNHAFSWDQFASRIEPTTSADAKNTVALFSYLTAEAIRKDFGTSRYLEMVNPVGQIKKHFPCNAEFYVSFSEPIPIPQAQLEAIAKQEDIRNVLKQDDVIALIRKEIDARRPVYFHFGNFTTYGHSTVIDGYQQENGTFWAHINYGSGGQRNGWYDLFKPIDVTDDIKLRAFVAIKPNRE, from the coding sequence ATGCAACGCTTCCTGTTAATGCTCTTACTCGCCTGCTTTACCCAGGCGAATGTGTCGGCTCAATTGCAACAACCAACGCAAAAGAATGCGCCGTTTCTATTGAAAACCCAGTGGGATCAATATGGTAGTTATGCCAGCTATACACCCGAAAATCATGTACTGGGTTGCTGGAGTACCGCCCTTGCTCAAATCTTTTATTACCATCAGTTACGACCGGCCGGTATCGTGAATTACCAGTGTTCAAAAGGGTATAAAATCCAGGATACCTTATCCAATCATGCCTTTTCGTGGGATCAGTTTGCGTCACGTATTGAGCCAACGACATCCGCCGATGCAAAAAATACAGTGGCCTTATTTTCGTACCTAACCGCCGAAGCGATCCGCAAAGATTTTGGCACGAGTCGATACCTGGAGATGGTCAATCCGGTTGGGCAAATCAAAAAACATTTTCCATGTAACGCTGAATTTTATGTGTCATTCTCCGAACCGATTCCCATTCCGCAAGCTCAGCTGGAAGCCATTGCCAAACAGGAAGATATTCGAAATGTGCTGAAACAAGACGATGTGATCGCATTGATCCGGAAGGAGATCGATGCCCGACGACCTGTATATTTTCATTTCGGCAATTTCACAACCTATGGGCATTCGACCGTCATTGATGGTTATCAACAGGAAAATGGCACATTCTGGGCGCACATCAATTACGGGTCTGGTGGTCAACGCAATGGATGGTACGATTTGTTTAAGCCAATCGATGTAACTGACGACATCAAACTCAGGGCCTTTGTCGCCATTAAGCCGAATCGGGAATAG